The DNA window CGACCGTCTGAATGAACGGTACGACGAAGTGCAGGCCCTCCGACAACACTTGCGGCTGCACCGCGCCGAGCTGCAGCACGATGCCGCGATGGCCCGCTTCCACGATCGTGAATGAACGGAAGCCGACGACGACGAGAACGATCACGATCAATACGCCGATCGCGACACGGGATATATTCTTGGGGTTCGGCATTCTTACGACGTTCTCAGGATTCAAACGGACCACTCCTTAAGATATATGATTCTTTCATACGTTAAGGAACGATCCCGCGTTGCAAGAAGTTATTGGCGATCGTCCGTCTACCGTACGAAGGCCGGGACGTTCTACCCGAGACTGCTCGGCCATAGGACGAGGGAGCCGCCGTCGCGGTCGGCGCCGCGCTCGAGCAGCGGCCGGACGGCGTCTTCGGCGTCCGCGGCTCTGCGGCCGTTCCACGTCTCGATGCGGATGCGCTTCAGCCCGCCGCGGCGCAGGAGCTGCCTCAGCGCCGGGAACAGCGTCGCGGCCTCGTCGGCCGATTCGGTCATGCGGACGATATGCTTGCCGTTCGATTCGAGCCAATAGCGCCAGACGCCGTCCGCGAAGACAAGGTAGTTGCCGGGCTTCCTCGCGAAGTCGGCGCCGGGGACGTCAGGCCAAGGCGCCGCGACGCCGTACGGGACGGCCGGGTCCGCCGCGCTGACGAGCGCGACGCCGCCGGTCGGGGACGCTTCCGCGGGAGGCGGCGTCTCCCAGCCGCGCAGCGCGGAGATCGTTTCGCGTTCCATGAATTGCAGCGTCGTCACGCCTTCGACGAACAAGCCGCGCGCGACGACGCCCCACTCCTCGAGCTGCTTGAAGAGCGGCAGCGCGGCGTCCCAGCCGAACGGCGCGTACGCGTTCACGATGGCGGAGGTGACGCCGCCGAACGCGAGCAGCAGCTGCTTCGCCCAGGCGACGGCGCGCTCCTGCTCTTCGTTCGGTCCCCTGGACGGCGGCTCGACCGCGTACCAGCGGCCGTGGCCCGAGCCGAGCTTCGGGTGGAGTCCGCCCTTCGCGAGCAGGAAGTTGCGGATCGGCGCGAATTGATCGTTCGCGACGCGCCCCTCCCAGACGAGCTCGACGAGCTTCGGCAGCAGCGCGGACGGCGGTTCGCCGGCGTCGGCCGACAGGCGCGTCAGGAACGAAGCGCCCCGCTGCCGAAGCAGCTCGAGCAGCTCGGGATGGGCCGACTCGGCGTCTCGATGGGCGTCGCCGAACGACAAGGCGCCCTCCATCAGACGCTCCGACCCGGCGAGGAAGAAGGCGATGCGGCCCTCCTTCTCGCCGGGGCGCCGCCGGCCGAGCCAGACGAGCTCGCCGGACGCGCACAGCAGGTCGAGCTCGTCCTTGCGGTAGCCGGGGAGGCGCGCCGGCAAAATCGTCGACTCCCATTGCGCGGCGGGGAGGAACAGTCCTTGCAGCGGCGCGAGGGCGGCGCGCAGCGCGTCGGCGCCGGCCGCCGCCGCGGGCCGGTCCAGGCCGTGCCGCGCGAGCAGCAGCCGCTGCCAGCGCGCCGGCTCGACGGGCGCCGCGCCGCCGCGCACCGCGGCGAGCGACAGCCGCACGAGGCGGGAGGCGACCTTGCGGCTCGTCCAATACGTCGGGACGCCTGCGCTTGGCGCCTCGAACGGCGCGGGCTCGATCCGGCCTTCGGCGGCCCAACGGTCGACTTGGGCGTCGGCGTCGGCGGGCGCGAGCCCGAACCGTTCCGCGAGTTCCTCCGCCGTAAAGCCGACGACCCCGTCGATATATCGCAGCAGCACGAACGCCGCCGCCTCCGGGTCGGCGGGGAACCGCGCGTACGTCTCGACCTCGTCCCTGGCGATATACCGCGTCTCGCCGGCGACGCGCACCGTCGCGACGCGGCCCGCCGCGACGGCCGCCTCCGTCCACCGGGCGGCGTCCGGCCCGGCGATCTTCTCGAGCTGCGCCGCGGTCAAGTCGCCTCGGCGCTTGAGCAGCGCCGGCACGTCCTCCGGTCCGGCGACCGGACGGCCTCCGGTTTCGAGGCGCTCCGCTTCGGCTTCGAGCGCGGCCGGATCGAGGGCGAGCTTCGTCCGCTCCTCGCCGAACATCCGCTCCGCCATGTCGCGGCTGACCTGCTGCAGCTGCCGCCGGAGCTCCTCGCTCGGCGCGTCGCCTTCGTACAGCATCTGCGCCACGTAGTCGAGCGTGAACTGCACGGCCAGCGGCGACGGCGCGTCGCTCTCGACCGAGACGACCTCGATCTCGCCGTCGTTCAGCCGGCGCAGGGCGCGCTTCAGGCTCGCCGCGTCCAGCTCGCGCATGCATTCCTCGAGCGCCGCGCCGAACAACGGGAACTTCTCCGCGAACGGGAGCGACGCTTGAAGCAGCTCTTCGGCGCGAATGCGCTTCTGCCACGACGGCACGCGCGCGAAGCCGCGGGAGAGCAGCAGCGCCGTCTCGGCCATGCGCCGGAACGTCACGGCGAACATGGCGGACGCCGGCACCGCCTCCGCGAGCGCCGCCTCCGCCGTCTCCGGCGTCAGCGCCCACAGCCTCGGCAGCGCGTCGGCTTGCCAAGAGCGAAAGACGAGCTCGATGCCGTTGTCCTTGGCGTTCGCATACGGCGGGAACGGGAGGGACTCGTCCCAGATGCGCTGCAGCGCCAGGAGCCACGCCCGGTTAACGCGCCGGCCCCAATAGTTGTGCACGACGACGTGCGTCTGTCCGGACACGTCTTCGTACCGCTCGACGACGAGGCGCCGGTCGGTCGGCATGTGCGACGCCGCCTCCTGCCGGCGGACGAGATCTATTAGCTCCTCCGAGGCGCGAGCGTCGAAGCCGCTCGTCCGAGCGAGAAACTCGGCGAGCTCGAAGTCCGATTGCCTGGCGAGGCGGTCTAGGAAGTCTCGTACGAACGCGCCGATGCGTTCGCCCAGCGCGAAGCCGCGCCCGCCGGCGTCGCCCCGCCAGAACGGCACCTCGCTGTAGCGGTTGGCGGTTTCACTGACGATGACGCGGTCGTGCTTGATCTCGCGGATCATCCAGGCGTGGGCGCCGAGCTGGAACACGTCTCCGACGCTCGATTCGTGGACGAACTCTTCCTCGAGGTCCCCGAGCTGCAGCTTCGTCTCGCCGTGGTAGACCGGGTAATTCGCGCTCGACGGAATCGTGCCCGCGCCGGTCATGGCGGCGAGGCGCGAGTTGCTCCGCGCCGTCAGCTCGCCCGTGTCCCGGTTCCAGTCGAGCACGGGCTTCGCGAACGGGTAATATCCCGCGAGCAAGTTCAATACGCTGTAGAACGTCCCCTCCGGCAGCCCGCGGTAGGGCGCCGCCCCGCGGACGAGCGACAGCAGCGTCTCGGCCTTCGACGGCGCGGCGGATACGGCGGCCGTCAGCTGCTGCGCGAGCACGTCGACCGGCGCGTCCGTCATCGCGATCGGCTCGATGTCGCGCTCGCGGACGAGGCGCGCGAGCACGGCCGTCTCGGGCAGCGCGCCGCGGCTGCGCACGAGGATGCGGCCGACGCTCGTGTCGCCGACGCCGTGCCCGGCGCGGCCGATGCGCTGAATGCCGGAAGCGGCCGACAGCGGCGAATCGATCTGGATGACGATCTCGATATGCCCGACGTCGATGCCGAGCTCGAGCGACGACGTCGCGACGAGGCAGCGCAGCTCGCCCGCCTTCAGCAGCCGCTCGGCCTCGAGCCGCCGCTCGCGGGAGACGCTGCCGTGATGCGCGCGGGCGAAGCCTTCGCCGAACCGCTCGTTCAGGCGCAGCACGAGGCGCTCGGACAGCCGGCGGTTGTTGACGAAGACGAGCGCCGTCTTCGCTGCGCCCATCAGCTGCTTCACGCGGTCCGTCAGCGCCTGCCAGACCGCCTCGCGGTCTTGCGTCGCGACGGCATAGTCCGGCACCGTGACGCGAATGTCGTACGTCTTGTCCATCGCGCTCTCGACGATGGCCGCGTCGCGGAATGCGCCGGATGCGTCCGCGCCGGCGAGGAACGCCGCCGCCGTCTCGAGCGGCTTCTGCGTGGCGGAGACGCCGACGCGCTGCGGCGCCGGGCCGCCGCCGTCCTCGAGCAGCCGCGCCAGCCGCTCGAGCGACAGGCTGAGGTGCGCCCCGCGCTTGCTCGGCACGAGCTCGTGGATTTCGTCGACGACGACGTACCGGACCGTGCGCAGCATGTCCCGGCTCTTCTCCGCGAGCAGCAGCAAGTACAGCGACTCCGGCGTCGTCACGAGCACGTCCGGCGGCCGCTTCAGCATCGAGGCTCGCGTACTCTGCGGCGTGTCGCCGGTGCGCACGCCGGCGGTAATCGGGCGCCACGAAGCTTCGCTCGCCGCTTCCGCCGCCAACGCGTCCAGCTCCGCGGCGAAGCCGACGACGTGATGGTGGATGTCGTTGTTCAGCGCCTTGAGCGGCGTCACGTAGAGAACGCGCACGCCGGGCGCGTACGGCTCGGGGCCGCTCTTCGCGCGCGCGACGAGCTCGAGTCCGGGCAGCAGCGCGGCGAGCGTCTTCCCGGAGCCGGTCGGCGCGGCGATCAGCGTATGGCCGCCGCCCTGGATCGCATCCCAGGCGCGGAGCTGGACGTCGGTCGGTTCGCCGAACGAGCGGACGAACCAAGCGGACAGGACGGGGTGGAACCGTTCGAGCGGATGGGGCTTGTGCGGCATAGGGCGGGCCTCCCGAGGGCGTCGTTTTCCGAAATATGGATAGAGAAATTATACCACACGCGGAGCGAAGAAAATCGCGCGAAACGCGGCGGCGCCGGCAGGGGAAGCCATGGGGAGTGTCGAATCTTGTCAGAGGCGGATATTTTTCCTGCAAAGGGGTTTCCTACATGAAAAAACACAAGATGCTGCGGACGTGCGCCGCGGTTTTGGCTTTGACGGCCGGGATGCAGCTCGGCTTCCCGGCCGTGTCGCACGGGGCGGAGGCGGCGGCGCTGCAGGGCGTCGTCAAGGACGCGGCCGGCGCGCCGATGCCGGGCGTAACGGTGCAGCTGCATACGGATTACGAGTCGCATTCCGTCGTCACGGATACATACGGGCATTACGGGTTTAATGAAGTATACGACGAGGTTTCGTCGCTGCAGGTCGCCACGCCGGGGTATCGGGCGTTCGCGGCGAAGGATGTGGACGTCGGCGGAGGCGGGGCGCTCGACGTGCATTTGACGCCGTACGCCGGGACGGAGGTCGGCGCGTGGAAGGCCGCCAGCCAGACGTCGCGGCATCTCGTCCTGCTGGCGGGGGACGGCACGGTGTGGACCGTCGGCGACAATTCGGACGGACAGCTCGGGGACGGGACGACGATCGACCGATACGTTCTGATGCAGGTGCCCGACTTGACGGACGTCGTGGAGGTAGCGGCCGGCGAGGAGTTTACGCTGGCGCTCAAGTCCGACGGTACGGTGTGGGCGTGGGGCGATAACGGGTCCGGCCAACTCGGCGACGAGTCGGGGTTGGATCGTTGGTTCCCGGCCGAGGTGCCGGGGCTCGCGGACGTCGTCTCGATCGCGGTCGGGAAGTATCACGCGCTGGCGGCCGATGCGAACGGCAAGGTGTACGGCTGGGGGGAGAATTACAACGGGCAGCTTGGCGTCGAGCCGACCGGCGCCGCGTATGTCCTGAAGAAGCCGACGTTGATTCCTGACTTGAACGGCGTCACGAAGGTCGTCGCCGGGGATTACTTCTCGGCGGCGCTGTCCGAGGGGAACGTATTCACATGGGGCAGCGACAGCTTCAGGCAGCTTGGGCGGATGACAGATCCCTACACGAATCTCTATTACAAGCCTTTGCCGGCGACGGGGGTCTCCGACGCGACGTTGATCGCCGCGGCCGACGACTCGATGCTCGCTGCAGGAGGCGGCACGATCTGGGGCTGGGGGAATAACGATTCGGGGCAGCTGACCTATAACTTCGGAGCTAGCGGAAAAAATGAAGTTTCCGGAATCGGTACGATTCTATCGCTGGCGGCGGGAGACCGACATTCGGTCGCGGTCACGGTAACCGGCGCCGTGTACACGTGGGGCGGTAACGGAGACGGTCAGCTCGGCCGCGGTTCCTACCCATTGACTTCGCCGCAGCCGGTAACCGCGTTAAACGATGCGGTCTCCGTCTCGTCCGGCGAAAACACGGTGTTCGCCCTCCGCGCCGACGGCAGCTTCTGGTATTGGGGCTTGGGCGCGGGCATGGAGGACATTCTCGGTCTCCAAGAAAGACGATATGCGCCGTATTTGGTCCCGGCTCTGGAGCAATTGGACGTATGGTCCCGTACGACCGTCTCCGGGACGGTGACGGACGTCGCGAACGGCTCGCCGATCGAAGGCGCGAACGTTCGGGTCTCCTGGGGCGAGGGGGGCAGTACCGAAATGACGACCGAGGCGGACGGCACCTTCGCCTTCCAACTCCCGCCGTACGATAACTATAATATTGTTGTAGAAAAGGACGGGTATTGGTCGTCAACGAACGATTGGTTCGAGCTCGCTCCCGGTTCGGTCGGCGCGACGATCAACCCGGTGCTCGAGGTCGGTATACCTCGGATCGAACTGAACGGCGACCCGATCGTAATCCTGAAGCCGGGCGATCCGTACGTGGATGCAGGGTATTACTCCGTAACGGACGATAAGGACGAGGAACTGTACGTCGAGGTCTCAGGCGCCGTGAACGCCGCCGAACCTGGGGTGTACCGAATCGAGTATACGGTAGAGGATTCCGACGGATACGTAACGACAGTATACCGCACTGTACTCGTCTTGTCGGACGACCCGGAGCCGGCCGCGAGCGAAGCGACGTTCATCGATACACTGCCGATCGAATCCGTTATCGACGGCACCCTGTTCTGGAGAGTCGATGAGGGGACAGCGCCCGAAACGTACTACATCGTCGTCGCGGACGGCGATCGAAACATTCAGTACTCGTTAGGCGAGGTAGAAGTGAACGAGGCGGGACTATACAGCTTCAGATTGCCTGATTGGATCGAGAGCGCGGAATCGAACGCATTCATCGGCATCTTGGCCGGCGCTCATAAAGCGTCGTACGTGCCGATCGCGGATGCGGCGACGCCGGAGGACGTGTTCGCGCAAGTGCGGACGGCCGCCGATCGGGCGGGAGACGGGTTCCGCATGGACGACGCCGCAGCGTTCCTGCGCTACGCTCCCGACCTTACCGGCGACGGATCGTTCGATCGGATCGACGTCACGCTATTGCTGCGTGCGATTCCGAGCATCGCTTTCGAATAAGCGAACGTACCTTTATGAATGAAACCCGCCTTCGCGCAAGGCGGGTTTTCGCGTTATAGCGAAGCAATTATTTTCGCATTGACCGTGAGAATCGTTATCAGTAGAATGAGTCCATATGAAAATACGAATTTTACTGCGAATCTTCCAAGCCGCATTGGTCGCGGCGTTCGCGTGGCTGCTGTGGGCCCACCTCGACCCGAAGCTGCTGTCGGACGGCTGGCGCGCCCTGTCCGCGAGGCCGGAGCTGCTGCTCGCGATGACGGCGGCATACGCCGCGGCGTTCGGCTTACGGGCCG is part of the Paenibacillus antri genome and encodes:
- a CDS encoding DEAD/DEAH box helicase — protein: MPHKPHPLERFHPVLSAWFVRSFGEPTDVQLRAWDAIQGGGHTLIAAPTGSGKTLAALLPGLELVARAKSGPEPYAPGVRVLYVTPLKALNNDIHHHVVGFAAELDALAAEAASEASWRPITAGVRTGDTPQSTRASMLKRPPDVLVTTPESLYLLLLAEKSRDMLRTVRYVVVDEIHELVPSKRGAHLSLSLERLARLLEDGGGPAPQRVGVSATQKPLETAAAFLAGADASGAFRDAAIVESAMDKTYDIRVTVPDYAVATQDREAVWQALTDRVKQLMGAAKTALVFVNNRRLSERLVLRLNERFGEGFARAHHGSVSRERRLEAERLLKAGELRCLVATSSLELGIDVGHIEIVIQIDSPLSAASGIQRIGRAGHGVGDTSVGRILVRSRGALPETAVLARLVRERDIEPIAMTDAPVDVLAQQLTAAVSAAPSKAETLLSLVRGAAPYRGLPEGTFYSVLNLLAGYYPFAKPVLDWNRDTGELTARSNSRLAAMTGAGTIPSSANYPVYHGETKLQLGDLEEEFVHESSVGDVFQLGAHAWMIREIKHDRVIVSETANRYSEVPFWRGDAGGRGFALGERIGAFVRDFLDRLARQSDFELAEFLARTSGFDARASEELIDLVRRQEAASHMPTDRRLVVERYEDVSGQTHVVVHNYWGRRVNRAWLLALQRIWDESLPFPPYANAKDNGIELVFRSWQADALPRLWALTPETAEAALAEAVPASAMFAVTFRRMAETALLLSRGFARVPSWQKRIRAEELLQASLPFAEKFPLFGAALEECMRELDAASLKRALRRLNDGEIEVVSVESDAPSPLAVQFTLDYVAQMLYEGDAPSEELRRQLQQVSRDMAERMFGEERTKLALDPAALEAEAERLETGGRPVAGPEDVPALLKRRGDLTAAQLEKIAGPDAARWTEAAVAAGRVATVRVAGETRYIARDEVETYARFPADPEAAAFVLLRYIDGVVGFTAEELAERFGLAPADADAQVDRWAAEGRIEPAPFEAPSAGVPTYWTSRKVASRLVRLSLAAVRGGAAPVEPARWQRLLLARHGLDRPAAAAGADALRAALAPLQGLFLPAAQWESTILPARLPGYRKDELDLLCASGELVWLGRRRPGEKEGRIAFFLAGSERLMEGALSFGDAHRDAESAHPELLELLRQRGASFLTRLSADAGEPPSALLPKLVELVWEGRVANDQFAPIRNFLLAKGGLHPKLGSGHGRWYAVEPPSRGPNEEQERAVAWAKQLLLAFGGVTSAIVNAYAPFGWDAALPLFKQLEEWGVVARGLFVEGVTTLQFMERETISALRGWETPPPAEASPTGGVALVSAADPAVPYGVAAPWPDVPGADFARKPGNYLVFADGVWRYWLESNGKHIVRMTESADEAATLFPALRQLLRRGGLKRIRIETWNGRRAADAEDAVRPLLERGADRDGGSLVLWPSSLG
- a CDS encoding RCC1 domain-containing protein gives rise to the protein MKKHKMLRTCAAVLALTAGMQLGFPAVSHGAEAAALQGVVKDAAGAPMPGVTVQLHTDYESHSVVTDTYGHYGFNEVYDEVSSLQVATPGYRAFAAKDVDVGGGGALDVHLTPYAGTEVGAWKAASQTSRHLVLLAGDGTVWTVGDNSDGQLGDGTTIDRYVLMQVPDLTDVVEVAAGEEFTLALKSDGTVWAWGDNGSGQLGDESGLDRWFPAEVPGLADVVSIAVGKYHALAADANGKVYGWGENYNGQLGVEPTGAAYVLKKPTLIPDLNGVTKVVAGDYFSAALSEGNVFTWGSDSFRQLGRMTDPYTNLYYKPLPATGVSDATLIAAADDSMLAAGGGTIWGWGNNDSGQLTYNFGASGKNEVSGIGTILSLAAGDRHSVAVTVTGAVYTWGGNGDGQLGRGSYPLTSPQPVTALNDAVSVSSGENTVFALRADGSFWYWGLGAGMEDILGLQERRYAPYLVPALEQLDVWSRTTVSGTVTDVANGSPIEGANVRVSWGEGGSTEMTTEADGTFAFQLPPYDNYNIVVEKDGYWSSTNDWFELAPGSVGATINPVLEVGIPRIELNGDPIVILKPGDPYVDAGYYSVTDDKDEELYVEVSGAVNAAEPGVYRIEYTVEDSDGYVTTVYRTVLVLSDDPEPAASEATFIDTLPIESVIDGTLFWRVDEGTAPETYYIVVADGDRNIQYSLGEVEVNEAGLYSFRLPDWIESAESNAFIGILAGAHKASYVPIADAATPEDVFAQVRTAADRAGDGFRMDDAAAFLRYAPDLTGDGSFDRIDVTLLLRAIPSIAFE